One genomic window of Coffea eugenioides isolate CCC68of chromosome 1, Ceug_1.0, whole genome shotgun sequence includes the following:
- the LOC113778014 gene encoding molybdopterin synthase catalytic subunit: MAAEDRNLIEILEENHPIDISKYISFVHSPQCGAIATFAGTTRDNFDGKTVLELRYEAYATMAVRCIKSICSAARSKWNVHSIAAAHRLGTVPVGETSVFVAISSAHRADALDACKFLIDEIKASVPIWKKEVYTNGEVWKENSEFLQRLELGKDEKAENRVYRSGKLEVEEHEKRGCCGEKVKVNDEAADSCRNEEGSEQTEPFPSLSKVQKD, translated from the coding sequence ATGGCTGCTGAAGATAGAAACCTCATTGAAATTCTGGAAGAGAATCATCCTATTGATATCAGCAAATACATTAGTTTTGTTCATTCACCACAATGTGGTGCAATAGCAACTTTTGCTGGCACAACACGTGACAACTTTGATGGCAAGACTGTCTTGGAACTTAGATATGAAGCATATGCCACCATGGCAGTACGCTGCATTAAATCAATTTGTTCAGCTGCCCGATCAAAATGGAATGTCCATTCAATTGCAGCTGCTCATCGCTTGGGTACTGTCCCAGTAGGGGAAACCAGCGTTTTTGTTGCAATCTCCTCTGCTCATCGTGCAGATGCACTGGATGCTTGTAAATTTCTGATTGATGAAATCAAAGCATCTGTTCCAATATGGAAGAAGGAAGTTTATACTAATGGAGAGGTCTGGAAGGAAAACTCGGAGTTTTTGCAGAGGTTGGAACTTGGTAAGGATGAGAAAGCCGAGAACAGAGTGTACCGCAGTGGAAAACTCGAAGTGGAGGAGCATGAGAAACGGGGATGTTGCGGGGAAAAGGTGAAGGTAAATGATGAAGCAGCAGATTCTTGTCGCAATGAAGAAGGGTCTGAACAGACAGAACCTTTCCCTAGTCTATCCAAGGTTCAGAAAGATTGA
- the LOC113771377 gene encoding eukaryotic translation initiation factor 5B-like produces the protein MEEKNKAKVLDKKVPKHVREIQEKLAKLKEIEERKKREEEEKLKKEEEERLRQEELERIEEEKKRLKKERKKEKMLKKKQEGKLLTRKQKEEARRLESMRNQFLANADEGLLLSSEGNAKRPVCQTKNPKLKISSLENQGTEAMKENEDEDDQDQKSDAKSWDDFELDGTQDAKRPVYQTKNPKPNISSSENQDTEVEKENADEGDQDQEWDAKNWDDFDLDGVEHDAKPEAEGVEEFGPRANSVEEEAPESNSLLPVPCSQDVSNGLRSPICCILGHVDSGKTKLLDCIRSTKVQEGEAGGITQQIGATFFPVQNIRKRTKELKADAKLNVPGLLVIDTPGHESFANLRSRGSGLCDIAILVVDIMHGLEPLTIESLSLLKMRGTEFIVALNKVDRLYGWKICPNAPILKAMKQQSKDVHIEFGNRLNQVIAQFKEQGLNTELYYKNKEMGETFSIVPTSAITGEGIPDLLLLLVQWAQKTMIEKLTYQNQVQGIILEVKVVEGYGTTIDVVLVNGVLREGDRIVVCGMKGPILTNIRAILTPHPMKELRVKGVFVHHKEIKAAQGIKIAAQGLKHAIAGTEMHVLGPDDDLEYVKEAAMEDMRYVMNRIGTSSVGVHVQASTLGSLEALLEFLKTPGVNVPVSNIGVGPVHERDVRKVSVMIERKKEYATVLAFDVVVKPKVQELAQKLGVKILRGDIIYHLVDQFKAITGCLNEEKKKADADDAIFPCRLKPVLKYVFNKKDPIVLGVEVVEGTVKVGTPICVAGKELTDVGRIASIENNKKPVDYAKEGQMVAIKIVGSNPGERQKMLGRHFEIEDELVSHISRRSIDILKANYRESMSSKDWCLVKKLKILFKIK, from the coding sequence ATGGAGGAAAAGAACAAGGCAAAAGTTTTGGACAAGAAAGTCCCGAAGCATGTGAGGGAAATTCAAGAAAAGCTGGCAAAACTGAAGGAGattgaagaaagaaagaaaagggaagaggaggagaagttgaagaaagaagaagaggagaggCTGAGACAGGAGGAATtggaaagaattgaagaagaaaagaagaggcTAAAGAAGGagaggaaaaaggagaaaatgtTGAAGAAGAAACAGGAAGGGAAGTTGTTAACAAGAAAGCAGAAAGAAGAAGCTCGGAGATTGGAATCAATGAGGAATCAGTTTCTTGCCAATGCTGATGAGGGCCTCTTGCTTTCGTCTGAAGGGAATGCAAAAAGGCCCGTGTGTCAAACCAAAAACCCGAAGCTTAAAATTTCTAGCTTAGAAAATCAGGGTACTGAAGCTATGAAGGAGAACGAAGATGAAGATGATCAAGATCAAAAATCGGATGCCAAaagttgggatgattttgaACTTGATGGTACACAGGATGCAAAAAGGCCTGTGTATCAAACCAAAAACCCAAAGCCAAACATTTCTAGCTCAGAAAATCAGGATACTGAAGTTGAGAAGGAGAATGCAGATGAAGGTGATCAAGATCAAGAATGGGATGCCAAAAATTGGGATGATTTTGACCTTGATGGTGTAGAGCATGATGCCAAGCCTGAGGCTGAGGGTGTAGAGGAATTTGGGCCGCGAGCAAATTCTGTTGAAGAGGAAGCTCCGGAGTCAAATTCTCTGCTGCCTGTCCCCTGCAGCCAGGATGTAAGTAATGGCCTTCGGTCGCCTATTTGTTGCATTCTGGGGCATGTGGATAGTGGAAAGACCAAGTTACTTGACTGCATCCGGAGTACTAAAGTTCAAGAAGGCGAAGCTGGGGGTATTACTCAACAAATTGGTGCAACATTCTTCCCAGTCCAGAATATTCGCAAGCGAACCAAGGAATTAAAAGCTGATGCAAAGCTGAATGTGCCCGGTTTGCTGGTTATTGACACTCCTGGACATGAGTCTTTTGCCAATTTGAGGTCTCGTGGATCAGGTCTATGTGACATTGCAATCCTGGTTGTGGATATTATGCATGGGTTGGAGCCACTGACCATCGAATCACTGAGCCTTTTGAAGATGAGGGGCACAGAATTTATTGTGGCCCTGAACAAGGTGGACAGATTGTATGGatggaaaatttgccccaatgcACCCATTTTGAAGGCAATGAAGCAACAGTCTAAAGATGTTCACATTGAATTTGGGAATAGGCTGAATCAGGTTATCGCACAATTCAAGGAGCAAGGATTGAACACTGAATTGTACTATAAGAACAAAGAGATGGGGGAGACTTTCAGCATTGTGCCTACTAGTGCAATTACTGGTGAAGGGATCCCTGACTTGTTACTGTTATTGGTGCAATGGGCTCAAAAGACAATGATTGAGAAGCTTACTTATCAGAACCAGGTTCAGGGTATTATTTTAGAGGTAAAGGTTGTCGAAGGATATGGAACAACCATTGATGTGGTCTTGGTTAATGGTGTCCTTCGTGAAGGGGATCGAATAGTTGTTTGTGGCATGAAAGGTCCTATACTTACCAATATTCGAGCCATACTGACACCGCATCCGATGAAAGAGCTCCGGGTGAAGGGAGTTTTTGTGCATCACAAAGAAATCAAGGCTGCACAGGGTATTAAGATTGCTGCACAGGGTCTTAAACATGCTATTGCTGGCACTGAGATGCATGTTCTGGGGCCAGATGATGATTTAGAATATGTTAAGGAAGCAGCAATGGAGGATATGAGATATGTCATGAACAGGATTGGTACCAGTAGTGTGGGAGTGCATGTTCAAGCTTCTACTCTTGGATCACTGGAAGCACTGCTGGAATTCTTGAAGACTCCAGGAGTGAATGTACCTGTATCGAATATAGGAGTGGGTCCTGTACATGAGAGAGATGTCAGGAAGGTGAGTGTCATGatagagaggaaaaaagagtATGCTACAGTCTTGGCCTTTGATGTTGTGGTCAAGCCAAAGGTTCAGGAACTTGCTCAAAAACTTGGGGTCAAGATATTGCGTGGGGATATTATCTATCACTTGGTTGATCAGTTTAAGGCCATTACAGGCTGTCTCAatgaggagaagaagaaggcaGATGCTGATGATGCAATATTCCCTTGTCGTCTTAAACCTGTACTGAAGTATGTGTTCAACAAGAAAGATCCCATTGTACTGGGGGTGGAAGTTGTTGAAGGTACTGTGAAGGTTGGAACTCCAATATGTGTTGCAGGAAAGGAGCTTACTGATGTTGGTCGGATTGCATCCATTGAGAACAACAAAAAACCAGTCGACTATGCCAAGGAAGGCCAAATGGTGGCCATTAAGATAGTTGGCAGTAATCCTGGGGAGCGACAGAAAATGCTTGGAAGGCATTTTGAGATTGAAGATGAGCTTGTCAGCCATATCTCAAGGAGGTCAATCGATATCCTAAAAGCCAACTATAGGGAAAGTATGTCTTCAAAAGATTGGTGCTTGGTtaaaaagctgaaaattcttTTCAAGATAAAATGA
- the LOC113776771 gene encoding G2/mitotic-specific cyclin S13-7-like isoform X1, which yields MASRAGLQEQQPRGVAAGKQKNLQPEGRNRRVLRDIGNLVPAPAVEGKPQIARPITRRYGAQLMVNGQKQAEKNNKVKPLGEAAVAQKKNKEKLKPEAVVVISSDDEEVNCKEQIPLHARRVGVVSAKKTAGKTYTSILTARSKAACALSRKPAEVIVDIDANDVNNELAAVEYVEDMYQFYKETEQEDGRVCDYIDAQPDISAKMRAILVDWLIEVHRKFELMPESLYLTVNIVDRFLSMKAIPRKELQLVGMGSMLIACKYEEIWAPEVNDFIAVSDNAYARDQLLFMEKAILGKLEWYLTVPTPYVFLARYIKASVPSDPEIEHMAYFLAELGLVNYETTIHYCPSKLAASAVYAARCTLKKTPLWTETLKHYTGYSEDQIMDCAKLLVSFHSGAAENKLKASYRKYCNPDRGAVALYPAAKTLPPQEAASLSS from the exons ATGGCTTCAAGAGCTGGCCTTCAAGAGCAGCAACCCAGAG GGGTAGCAGCAGGAAAGCAGAAGAATTTACAGCCAGAAGGAAGGAACCGCCGTGTGCTGAGAGATATCGGCAATCTTGTGCCAGCTCCTGCTGTAGAGGGGAAGCCCCAGATTGCTCGACCTATCACCAG GAGATATGGTGCACAGTTAATGGTTAATGGACAAAAGCAAGCAGAGAAGAACAACAAGGTG AAACCACTTGGGGAAGCAGCTGTAGCTCAGAAGAAAAACAAGGAGAAGCTGAAACCTGAAGCAGTAGTGGTTATCAGCTCTGATGATGAAGAAGTTAACTGCAAAGAGCAAATTCCCCTGCATGCAAGGAGGGTGGGAGTAGTGTCTGCAAAGAAGACTGCAGGAAAGACTTATACTTCAATTCTCACAGCTCGAAGCAAG GCTGCTTGTGCACTTTCAAGAAAACCAGCGGAGGTAATAGTAGACATTGATGCAAATGACGTAAATAATGAATTGGCAGCAGTTGAATATGTTGAGGATATGTACCAGTTCTACAAAGAAACAGAG CAGGAGGATGGAAGAGTTTGTGACTACATAGATGCACAGCCTGATATCAGTGCTAAAATGAGGGCTATTCTTGTGGATTGGTTGATAGAAGTTCACAGGAAATTTGAACTGATGCCAGAGAGTCTCTATCTGACAGTCAATATAGTCGACCGGTTTCTCTCAATGAAGGCTATTCCAAGGAAGGAGCTTCAGTTGGTTGGCATGGGTTCAATGCTTATTGCATGCAAGTATGAAGAAATTTGGGCGCCAGAG GTCAATGATTTCATTGCTGTATCGGACAATGCTTATGCGAGAGACCAGCTGCTTTTCATGGAGAAAGCAATTCTTGGAAAGCTCGAGTGGTATTTGACAGTTCCAACACCATACGTGTTTCTGGCTCGGTACATAAAGGCTTCTGTTCCATCTGACCCTGAG ATTGAGCATATGGCCTATTTCCTTGCTGAACTTGGCCTGGTGAACTATGAAACCACCATACACTACTGCCCTTCAAAGCTTGCAGCCTCTGCAGTTTATGCTGCACGCTGCACTCTCAAGAAGACACCCTTATGGACTGAGACTTTAAAGCACTACACTGGCTACTCTGAAGATCAGATAAT GGACTGCGCAAAGCTCTTGGTCAGCTTCCACTCTGGTGCAGCAGAAAACAAGCTCAAGGCATCTTACAGGAAGTATTGCAATCCAGATAGAGGAGCTGTTGCTCTGTACCCCGCAGCAAAAACTCTACCCCCACAAGAAGCAGCATCATTGtcatcttga
- the LOC113776771 gene encoding G2/mitotic-specific cyclin S13-7-like isoform X2, with amino-acid sequence MASRAGLQEQQPRGVAAGKQKNLQPEGRNRRVLRDIGNLVPAPAVEGKPQIARPITRRYGAQLMVNGQKQAEKNNKVKPLGEAAVAQKKNKEKLKPEAVVVISSDDEEVNCKEQIPLHARRVGVVSAKKTAGKTYTSILTARSKAACALSRKPAEVIVDIDANDVNNELAAVEYVEDMYQFYKETEEDGRVCDYIDAQPDISAKMRAILVDWLIEVHRKFELMPESLYLTVNIVDRFLSMKAIPRKELQLVGMGSMLIACKYEEIWAPEVNDFIAVSDNAYARDQLLFMEKAILGKLEWYLTVPTPYVFLARYIKASVPSDPEIEHMAYFLAELGLVNYETTIHYCPSKLAASAVYAARCTLKKTPLWTETLKHYTGYSEDQIMDCAKLLVSFHSGAAENKLKASYRKYCNPDRGAVALYPAAKTLPPQEAASLSS; translated from the exons ATGGCTTCAAGAGCTGGCCTTCAAGAGCAGCAACCCAGAG GGGTAGCAGCAGGAAAGCAGAAGAATTTACAGCCAGAAGGAAGGAACCGCCGTGTGCTGAGAGATATCGGCAATCTTGTGCCAGCTCCTGCTGTAGAGGGGAAGCCCCAGATTGCTCGACCTATCACCAG GAGATATGGTGCACAGTTAATGGTTAATGGACAAAAGCAAGCAGAGAAGAACAACAAGGTG AAACCACTTGGGGAAGCAGCTGTAGCTCAGAAGAAAAACAAGGAGAAGCTGAAACCTGAAGCAGTAGTGGTTATCAGCTCTGATGATGAAGAAGTTAACTGCAAAGAGCAAATTCCCCTGCATGCAAGGAGGGTGGGAGTAGTGTCTGCAAAGAAGACTGCAGGAAAGACTTATACTTCAATTCTCACAGCTCGAAGCAAG GCTGCTTGTGCACTTTCAAGAAAACCAGCGGAGGTAATAGTAGACATTGATGCAAATGACGTAAATAATGAATTGGCAGCAGTTGAATATGTTGAGGATATGTACCAGTTCTACAAAGAAACAGAG GAGGATGGAAGAGTTTGTGACTACATAGATGCACAGCCTGATATCAGTGCTAAAATGAGGGCTATTCTTGTGGATTGGTTGATAGAAGTTCACAGGAAATTTGAACTGATGCCAGAGAGTCTCTATCTGACAGTCAATATAGTCGACCGGTTTCTCTCAATGAAGGCTATTCCAAGGAAGGAGCTTCAGTTGGTTGGCATGGGTTCAATGCTTATTGCATGCAAGTATGAAGAAATTTGGGCGCCAGAG GTCAATGATTTCATTGCTGTATCGGACAATGCTTATGCGAGAGACCAGCTGCTTTTCATGGAGAAAGCAATTCTTGGAAAGCTCGAGTGGTATTTGACAGTTCCAACACCATACGTGTTTCTGGCTCGGTACATAAAGGCTTCTGTTCCATCTGACCCTGAG ATTGAGCATATGGCCTATTTCCTTGCTGAACTTGGCCTGGTGAACTATGAAACCACCATACACTACTGCCCTTCAAAGCTTGCAGCCTCTGCAGTTTATGCTGCACGCTGCACTCTCAAGAAGACACCCTTATGGACTGAGACTTTAAAGCACTACACTGGCTACTCTGAAGATCAGATAAT GGACTGCGCAAAGCTCTTGGTCAGCTTCCACTCTGGTGCAGCAGAAAACAAGCTCAAGGCATCTTACAGGAAGTATTGCAATCCAGATAGAGGAGCTGTTGCTCTGTACCCCGCAGCAAAAACTCTACCCCCACAAGAAGCAGCATCATTGtcatcttga
- the LOC113776278 gene encoding F-box/kelch-repeat protein At5g26960, which yields MSSSSDSCNSRHFSWLMKSCFPDPHHHLHLHHPQPCSTAAPTTTCTATTISSLPDDLLLECLARASHSSLPSLPFVCRRWAHLLDSKDFHSLRRHHNLLHFTLFSVSIHNSTLFTASHRLDFDSSWRVSSFLPSDDAVTQHGSLHSLFSHSRVAAIGRKIYIIGRTAMLRCDTWTGTLVPKPGMLVQRKKFAVGVLGGKIYVAGGCSRSAEVEEYDPLENLWRVVSHAPRRRYGCVGAAVDGLFYVIGGLRIGNSGNEWLSLSSWAAGAEAVHLYASSMDVYDVAARSWLRSRSVPGGGCVVAACAAGGHVYVLSSHAVELSFWRFNGIRNSSSFGEWCRIKSPPLPAQVRLDSSVRFCCIGVGEKVVLIQVMGCIDDLLRRSGRNERGLKEGLVLIYDCTAGEWSRGADLPEVIRRAACVCVEC from the coding sequence ATGTCATCATCGTCGGATAGTTGTAACTCTCGCCACTTTTCATGGCTTATGAAATCTTGTTTTCCCGATCCCCATCaccacctccacctccaccaTCCTCAACCGTGTTCCACCGCCGCCCCCACTACCACCTGTACTGCCACCACCATTTCTTCCCTCCCAGATGATCTTCTTCTAGAATGCCTCGCTAGAGCCTCTCACTCCTCACTCCCTTCTCTCCCTTTCGTCTGCAGGAGATGGGCCCACCTCCTAGATTCCAAAGATTTCCATTCTCTCCGGCGACATCATAATCTCCTCCACTTTACACTCTTCTCCGTTTCTATCCACAACTCCACCCTTTTCACGGCTAGCCACCGCTTGGATTTTGATTCATCGTGGAGAGTTTCGTCTTTTCTGCCCTCTGACGATGCCGTCACGCAACATGGGTCGCTGCATTCGTTGTTTTCTCATTCCAGAGTGGCAGCTATTGGCCGGAAAATCTACATAATTGGCCGGACGGCGATGCTTCGGTGTGACACGTGGACCGGGACACTAGTCCCGAAACCAGGAATGCTCGTCCAGAGGAAGAAATTCGCAGTCGGTGTCCTTGGCGGGAAAATCTACGTCGCCGGCGGGTGTTCGAGATCCGCTGAAGTGGAGGAATATGACCCATTGGAGAATTTGTGGCGCGTGGTCTCCCACGCGCCGAGAAGGAGATATGGGTGCGTTGGCGCAGCCGTGGATGGCTTGTTTTACGTGATTGGTGGGCTGAGGATAGGTAATTCAGGGAATGAATGGTTGAGCTTGTCCTCATGGGCCGCCGGTGCTGAGGCGGTGCATCTTTACGCCAGCTCAATGGATGTGTATGATGTGGCGGCGCGTTCATGGCTGAGGAGCCGGTCAGTGCCAGGAGGCGGCTGTGTGGTGGCAGCTTGTGCCGCAGGCGGACACGTCTATGTGCTTTCAAGCCATGCAGTGGAGCTCTCATTCTGGAGATTCAATGGCATACGAAACAGTAGTAGCTTCGGAGAGTGGTGTAGGATAAAGAGTCCGCCGCTACCGGCGCAGGTTAGACTCGACAGCTCGGTGAGGTTCTGCTGCATCGGGGTGGGGGAAAAGGTGGTTCTAATTCAAGTAATGGGTTGCATAGATGACTTGTTGAGGAGGAGTGGGAGGAATGAGAGGGGCTTAAAAGAAGGATTGGTGTTGATCTACGATTGCACCGCCGGAGAGTGGAGTAGAGGGGCTGACTTGCCGGAAGTGATCAGACGCGCCGCCTGTGTATGTGTTGAGTGCTAA
- the LOC113771385 gene encoding probable E3 ubiquitin-protein ligase ARI8: MGSDYDEDDYISNESDEDEHDIYEDEAVDDEDDEDAYIADDIDEDKESMDRITEKNFIVLEAEDIRKLLQDEIAKVSSILFVSREAATILLCNYNWDVDKISEEWFANEEKVRQAAGLLENYSARDLSIKEFFCGICLENHDCRYDAVGIACGHLFCKTCWKTYISTSVNDGRGCLMLRCPEPKCRATVGEELIYSLASDEDKEKYNNYLVRSYIEDRKKTKWCPAPGCDCAVYYIVGSSSNGRNFDVTCNCSYGFCWNCLEVAHSPVDCDTTGKWIVKNSSEAENTNWILTYTKPCPKCKKPIEKNQGCMHMTCKSPCNHHFCWLCLGPWSAHGERTGGYYACNAYERAKQSAEYDEDKNKREMAKNSLRKYTHYYERWAGNEKSRKKALKDLKLMEAIHLEKLSEIQGEPETELQFIIRAWAQIVECRRVLKWTYAYGYYLPEDQHKKKGLFEYIQGEAEAALERLHQCAETELQKYFCEGVLQEEFNDFRHKLVNLTGWTGYYFDNLVRAIGNDLILNCQDS; this comes from the coding sequence ATGGGTAGTGACTATGATGAAGACGACTATATTAGCAACGAGAGTGATGAAGATGAACATGACATATATGAGGACGAGGCtgttgatgatgaagatgatgaagacgCCTACATCGCTGATGATATTGATGAAGACAAAGAATCCATGGATAGAATTACGGAGAAGAATTTTATTGTGTTGGAGGCTGAAGACATCCGAAAACTTCTACAGGATGAAATCGCGAAAGTTTCATCCATTCTCTTCGTTTCAAGAGAAGCAGCAACGATTTTATTGTGCAACTACAACTGGGATGTTGATAAAATCAGTGAAGAATGGTTTGCCAATGAAGAAAAGGTCCGACAAGCTGCTGGATTGTTGGAGAACTATTCGGCTCGTGATCTTTCAATAAAAGAGTTCTTTTGTGGGATTTGCTTGGAGAATCATGATTGTCGTTATGATGCTGTTGGGATTGCATGTGGTCATCTCTTTTGTAAGACCTGTTGGAAAACTTATATTAGCACATCCGTCAATGATGGCCGCGGCTGCTTGATGTTGAGATGCCCTGAACCCAAGTGCAGAGCCACGGTTGGTGAAGAGCTGATTTATTCTTTGGCATCTGATGAAGACAAGGAGAAATACAACAATTATCTTGTTAGATCTTATATTGAAGATAGGAAGAAGACTAAGTGGTGTCCTGCCCCTGGATGTGATTGCGCTGTTTATTATATTGTTGGAAGTAGTAGTAATGGAAGAAACTTTGATGTTACATGCAATTGTTCGTATGGATTTTGCTGGAATTGTTTGGAGGTGGCTCATAGTCCGGTGGATTGTGACACCACAGGGAAGTGGATTGTAAAAAACAGTTCAGAAGCGGAGAATACGAATTGGATCTTGACTTATACGAAGCCATGTCCAAAGTGCAAGAAACCAATCGAGAAGAATCAGGGTTGTATGCACATGACCTGTAAGTCCCCGTGCAACCATCACTTCTGTTGGCTTTGTTTAGGTCCATGGTCAGCCCACGGCGAGAGAACAGGCGGGTATTATGCCTGCAACGCCTATGAGCGAGCAAAGCAAAGTGCAGAATACGATGAAGATAAAAACAAGAGGGAGATGGCCAAGAATTCATTGCGGAAATATACACATTATTACGAGAGGTGGGCTGGTAATGAAAAGTCAAGGAAAAAAGCATTGAAGGATTTGAAACTGATGGAAGCCATCCATCTTGAGAAGCTGAGTGAAATCCAGGGCGAACCTGAGACTGAATTGCAGTTCATCATCCGTGCCTGGGCACAAATTGTGGAATGCAGGAGGGTTTTAAAATGGACCTATGCCTACGGCTACTATCTACCGGAGGATCAGCACAAGAAAAAGGGGCTTTTTGAGTACATCCAAGGGGAAGCTGAGGCTGCTTTGGAGAGACTTCATCAATGTGCGGAGACAGAACTGCAAAAGTATTTCTGCGAAGGAGTTCTTCAGGAGGAATTCAATGATTTTCGCCATAAGTTAGTGAATCTAACTGGTTGGACTGGATATTATTTTGATAACTTGGTTAGAGCTATAGGGAATGATCTGATCTTAAATTGTCAGGATAGTTGA